A genomic segment from Agrobacterium vitis encodes:
- the glgC gene encoding glucose-1-phosphate adenylyltransferase, which produces MTPTKRIQPLARDAMAYVLAGGRGSRLKELTDRRAKPAVYFGGKARIIDFALSNALNSGIRRIGVATQYKAHSLIRHMQRGWDFLRPERNESFDILPASQRVSETQWYEGTADAVFQNIDIIEPYGPEYMVILAGDHVYKMDYEFMLQQHVDSGADVTIGCMEVPRMEASAFGVMHVDDKDQIIAFVEKPADPPGIPGNETMALASMGIYVFHTKFLMDCLRRDAADPNSSRDFGKDIIPYIVEHGKAVAHRFASSCVRSDFEKTPYWRDVGTIDAYWQANVDLTDILPELDIYDKSWPIWTYAEINPPAKFVHDDEGRRGSAISSLVSGDCIISGSTLYRSLLFTGVRANSYSRLEGAVILPKVTIGRHARLTNVVIDHGVTIPEGLIVGEDPEIDAKRFRRSENGICLITQAMLDKLEQSGT; this is translated from the coding sequence ATGACGCCGACAAAGAGAATTCAGCCGCTGGCCCGTGATGCCATGGCCTATGTGCTGGCCGGCGGACGCGGCAGCCGCCTTAAGGAACTGACCGACCGGCGGGCAAAACCCGCCGTCTATTTCGGCGGCAAGGCTCGGATCATTGATTTCGCCCTGTCGAATGCGCTGAACTCAGGCATTCGCCGCATTGGCGTCGCCACCCAGTACAAGGCCCATTCGCTGATCCGCCACATGCAGCGTGGCTGGGATTTCCTGCGGCCCGAGCGCAATGAAAGTTTCGACATCCTGCCAGCCAGCCAGCGCGTTTCCGAAACGCAATGGTATGAGGGCACGGCGGATGCCGTTTTCCAGAATATCGACATTATCGAGCCTTATGGCCCGGAATATATGGTGATCCTGGCGGGCGACCACGTCTATAAGATGGACTATGAATTCATGCTCCAGCAACATGTCGACAGTGGTGCCGATGTCACCATTGGCTGCATGGAAGTGCCACGCATGGAAGCCTCGGCGTTCGGTGTCATGCATGTCGACGACAAGGACCAGATCATTGCCTTCGTCGAAAAGCCCGCCGATCCACCGGGCATTCCCGGCAACGAAACCATGGCGCTCGCCTCGATGGGCATCTACGTGTTCCACACCAAATTCCTGATGGATTGCCTGCGCCGCGACGCCGCCGACCCCAATTCCAGCCGGGATTTCGGCAAGGACATCATTCCCTATATCGTCGAACACGGCAAAGCCGTGGCGCATCGCTTTGCCTCCTCCTGCGTGCGCTCGGATTTCGAAAAGACCCCGTATTGGCGCGATGTCGGCACCATCGATGCCTATTGGCAGGCCAATGTCGACCTGACCGACATCCTGCCGGAACTGGATATCTACGATAAATCCTGGCCGATCTGGACCTATGCCGAAATCAATCCGCCGGCAAAATTCGTCCATGACGATGAAGGCCGTCGCGGTTCGGCGATTTCCTCTCTGGTCTCGGGCGATTGCATCATATCCGGCTCGACGCTCTATCGCAGCCTGCTGTTTACCGGTGTTCGCGCCAATTCCTATTCAAGGCTGGAAGGCGCCGTCATTCTGCCCAAGGTCACTATTGGCCGTCATGCCCGCTTGACCAATGTGGTGATCGATCATGGCGTCACCATTCCCGAAGGCCTGATTGTCGGTGAAGACCCGGAAATTGACGCCAAGCGCTTCCGCCGCAGTGAAAACGGCATTTGCCTGATCACCCAGGCTATGCTGGACAAGCTGGAGCAATCAGGCACATGA
- the glgA gene encoding glycogen synthase GlgA, with product MNILSVASEVYPLIKTGGLADVAGALPLALEPLGIKTRTLLPGYPAVLAKLVNTDVLLHMPDLLGETATVLSARHEGLDLLILDAPALFNRPGGPYVDSNGRDYGDNWKRFAALSLAGARIAQGALDDWRPDLVHVHDWQAALVPVYMRYDEKPEIPSLITIHNIAFQGQFSADILPALGLPEHALWEALEYYGTLAFLKGGIATAHAISTVSPSYAEEILDPHFGMGMEGLIASRANDLFGIVNGIDTAVWNPDDDGLLASSYSTATLRKRVANREALTRHFGLDDDAAPIFCVISRLTWQKGMDVLAEVADDLVAAGGKLVILGSGDPALEEALQAAAHRHPGRIGMVMGYNEPLSHLMQAGADAILIPSRFEPCGLTQLYGLRYGCVPVVSRTGGLNDTVIDANAAALAAKAATGIQFAPVTVAGLRQAVRRAIRLFDDKKLWYQIQKQGMKADVSWTASAQRYVDVYNRLLGKG from the coding sequence ATGAACATCCTGTCCGTTGCATCGGAAGTCTATCCGCTGATCAAGACCGGCGGTCTCGCCGATGTGGCGGGCGCCCTGCCCCTGGCGCTCGAACCCTTGGGCATAAAAACCAGAACCCTGCTGCCTGGCTATCCGGCAGTTCTCGCCAAGCTTGTTAACACGGATGTGCTCCTGCATATGCCTGACCTTCTGGGCGAGACGGCAACCGTACTTTCGGCCCGGCATGAGGGCCTGGACCTGCTGATCCTCGATGCGCCAGCGCTGTTTAACCGTCCAGGCGGCCCCTATGTGGATAGCAATGGCCGCGACTATGGCGACAACTGGAAACGGTTTGCGGCGCTGTCGCTGGCAGGCGCCCGTATTGCCCAAGGCGCACTCGATGATTGGCGACCGGATCTCGTGCATGTGCACGATTGGCAGGCCGCCCTGGTGCCGGTTTATATGCGCTACGATGAGAAGCCGGAAATTCCAAGCCTCATCACCATTCACAACATCGCCTTTCAGGGGCAATTTTCAGCTGACATCCTTCCGGCTCTCGGTCTGCCAGAGCATGCATTGTGGGAAGCGCTCGAATATTACGGCACGCTGGCTTTTCTGAAAGGCGGCATTGCCACGGCCCACGCCATCAGCACGGTCAGCCCGTCTTATGCCGAGGAAATTCTCGATCCGCATTTCGGCATGGGCATGGAAGGGCTGATCGCCAGCCGTGCCAATGACCTGTTCGGCATCGTCAACGGCATCGATACCGCCGTCTGGAACCCCGATGATGACGGACTGTTAGCCTCGTCTTACAGCACTGCTACCCTGCGCAAGCGGGTCGCCAATCGCGAAGCACTCACCCGGCATTTCGGCCTTGATGACGATGCGGCACCGATTTTCTGTGTAATTTCCCGTCTCACCTGGCAAAAAGGCATGGATGTGCTGGCCGAGGTCGCCGACGATCTGGTCGCAGCCGGCGGCAAGCTGGTCATTCTCGGCTCCGGTGATCCGGCCCTGGAAGAGGCTTTGCAGGCGGCCGCCCACCGTCATCCGGGTCGGATCGGCATGGTGATGGGTTATAACGAACCGCTGTCGCATCTGATGCAGGCGGGTGCCGATGCCATCCTCATTCCGTCAAGATTCGAACCTTGCGGCTTGACCCAGCTTTACGGCCTGCGCTACGGCTGTGTTCCGGTGGTGAGCCGCACCGGTGGTTTGAATGACACGGTCATCGACGCCAATGCGGCGGCACTTGCGGCAAAGGCTGCCACCGGCATACAGTTCGCCCCGGTCACGGTGGCAGGGTTGCGACAGGCGGTACGCCGGGCGATCCGCCTCTTCGACGACAAGAAACTATGGTATCAGATCCAGAAGCAGGGCATGAAAGCAGACGTATCCTGGACAGCAAGCGCCCAGCGCTACGTCGATGTTTATAACCGCCTCCTCGGAAAAGGCTGA